The DNA region CCCAGAATGCCCAGCATCACGATGCCCAGGGCACCGCCCATGCCGTGCACGCCCCAGACGTCCAGCGCGTCATCCCAGCCCAGCCGGTTCTTCAGGCCCACGGCCGCGTAACACACCAGGCCGGCCGCCACGCCTATCAGCGCGGCGTGTCCGGTTGAGACGTATGCCGCCGCCGGGGTGATGGTGGCCAGGCCGGCGACCGCGCCGGTCAGCAGGCCCACGAAGCGCGGCTTGCGCGTGGAGGTCCATTCGACGATCAGCCAGGTGATGGCCGCGAAGGAGGCGGCGATGTCCGTGTTGAAGAAGGCCAGGGCCGTGAAACGGTCCACCGCCAGTTCGCTGCCGGCGTTGAATCCGTACCAGCCGAACCAGAGCAGGCCCGTGCCCAGCGCCACCAGCGGAATCGAGTGGGGCTGGGGATCTTCGACCCGGCGCCGACCCACATAGAGCACCGAGGCCAGGGCCGCCATGCCCGCGATGTTGTGTACCGCGATGCCGCCGGCGAAGTCCAGCACGCCCCAACTGGCCAGCAGGCCGCCGCCCCAGATCATGTGCACGAAGGGGAAGTACACCAGCAGCAGCCAGAGCACCAGGAAGATCAGGTAGGCCGGAAAGCGCACCCGGTTGGAGAAGGCGCCCGTGATCAGGGCGGGCGTGATGATCGCGAACATCATCTGGTAGCCCACGAAGACCAGCATCGGGATCGCCCCAT from Candidatus Delongbacteria bacterium includes:
- a CDS encoding ammonium transporter, whose amino-acid sequence is MFDTGNTGFMLVATSLVMLMTPGLAFFYGGLVGRRNVLSIMIQSFVSMGVTTILWYAVGFSLCFSGGEGGIIGNLDMAFLQGIDSTTAYGNGAIPMLVFVGYQMMFAIITPALITGAFSNRVRFPAYLIFLVLWLLLVYFPFVHMIWGGGLLASWGVLDFAGGIAVHNIAGMAALASVLYVGRRRVEDPQPHSIPLVALGTGLLWFGWYGFNAGSELAVDRFTALAFFNTDIAASFAAITWLIVEWTSTRKPRFVGLLTGAVAGLATITPAAAYVSTGHAALIGVAAGLVCYAAVGLKNRLGWDDALDVWGVHGMGGALGIVMLGILGSTVVNPNGADGLIYGGSAFFGKQLAAIAISSVYAFVFTWGMLWLINLVTPVRTTEVEESLLDESLHGEKAYETNTL